The genome window GGCTATTCCCTTGTAGCGCATCTTGGCTCGCCGGGGAGACTTGTTCATGATCCTGGCGGCGCAGCAACTGACAAAAGTCATAAACCCAACGATCCAGATCTCCTGCTTGCGATGGAGTCGATTGTTCTCTCATAGCCTGTAGTATTTGCGTCGCTGTTCAGGATCATCGATACTCCTGTGACAAAAGCTTCATTGGTTTTAGCCTTTCTAACGACGTTGTATCATTTCGCCGGAAACCGGGATCAGCCGGCGCAGTGGAGATGAGTCAATCACCTCCAACAGCCCAGCCAGGGTTGCCCTGTGACAGGATTGCCTGGCTCAAATGATGTCTCTGTCACCGCTTCAGTCACCCCTTCGCCCCGTCACTGGTTGGCTCCCGGATAATAGCGAGACAGTTGGTGTTCCGCCGTGAAGAAGGGCCGGTAGCAGGAGAGGCCCACCGCCATGCTGGCCACCGCCGTAGCGCCTGTCAGGACGAGGTGGATCAAGATCTGGTATTTGACCGCCTCAACGGGGCTCGCCCCGGCGATGATCTGGCCGGTCATCATCCCCGGCAACTGGACGAGGCCCACCGTCTTCATGCTGTCAATGGTGGGGCTCATCCCGGCCTTCACGGCGGCCTTGATCGCTCGTCCCGCCGCCTGCCGGGAGGTGGCCCCCAGAGAAAGAGCGGCCAGAACCTGCGCCTTCTGGCTGGACAGTTCCGCCTGCAATCGGTTGATCGTCAGCCCAGAAGCGACCATGGCGTTGCCAACGATCATCCCGCTCAAGGGGATGATGAACTGCGGTTCCAACGGCACGATGCCCAGGCTGAGCAGCAGGCCCAAGGTGATCGCTTCCGCCAGGGCGAGAGCGCCCAGAAGGTAGAGCCGCGCCGTCGGGCGGGGCAGAGCCGATGCGCGTTTCGAGGCGTTTTGGACAGCCACGGCGATCATCACAGCCAGGATCGAGAGGATGCCCGGCAGGGAGCGCAGGTCAAAGATGAACTGGAGCACATAGCCGATGGCGAAGAGTTGAATGAAGGCGCGGATCGTACCGACAAGCATGTCCTTCTCCAGACCTAATTGTTCCCGGTAGGAGACGACGAGGGCGATGGCGACAAAACTCAAGCTGAGCATCAACGCAAGAGCGCTCATGGTTTTCCCCCTTGTCTGTCTGCGATTGCCAGAAAGTCGCGTACTGCTGTGTTGGCCTTCTCTGAGAAGAAATCGCCTTTTGGCAAGTCGGCGACGACACGTCCCGCAACGAGCAGGAGGATACGATGGCTCACTCGGCGGGCTTGTTCCGGGTCGTGGGTGACCCAGATCACACCTTTTTTACCACGGGCGGCTAAGTTGGTCACCATCTCCTCAATTTCCCGGGTGGTATGGATGTCCAGCGCTGATGTGGGTTCGTCCAAGAGCAGCGCATCGGGGTCAAGGGCGAGGGAACGGGCCAGGGCCAGGCGCTGCTGCTGGCCGCCTGAGAGGGTGTCGACGGGTTGGCGCAAGAGGTTCGCTTCGAGGCGAACATCCGCCATCAGGGAAGCCGGTTCGCAGGGGAGGTTCCAAAGGCGCGCGCCGTAGGTCAAATTTTCCTCGGCCGTTCCGGGAAAGAAAGCGGGTTGCTGGGCGATAAAGGCGACGCGACGCCGCAGTTCCGTGACAGGCCAGCTTTGCAGCGGCCGTCCCCGAAAGCGGATTTGACCGCCGTCAAAGGGGAACAGCCGGTTCAGGACGCGCAGGAGCGTGCTTTTCCCAGAACCGGAGGGTCCGAGCAGCGCCACAATCTCCCCGGCTTGTACTGCGCCGCTGACGCCGTCCAGAAGCCGGCGATCCCCTTGGCCCTCATCGCCGGCTGCCGCGGTGATGGAGGAAATGTGTAATGAAATGTCCGACCAGGACAAAAGCGGACCGGATTGTGTTGGATCGGCGATGGCAACCGCCTCCCGTCTCAGTGATGATCAAAGCAATAACGAAGGCGCCGGGAACACCGGCGCCTGAAAAAGTCTCATCATTCAGTTATGGATTAATAAGAGCGGCGTTGATTTTGGAAGCATTCGCGGCAGTAGACGGGGCGGGAACCGGAGGGACGGAAGGGAACGGTGGTGGTCACACCGCAGGAGGAACAGACAACCTCATGCATTTCCCGCTGTTGTTGCATCGGCGCTTGACCGGACTCGGCCAGACGGCGCTTGCGGGCAGCGCGGCAGTCAGGACAACGGCTGGGATCATTTTGGAAGCCCTTTTCCGCGTAAAACTCTTGTTCCCGCGCGGAGAACAGGAATTCCACGCCACATTCCTTGCAAGTCAGCGTACGATCTTCAAACACAAGAAATCCCGTCCTTTCTTCGGACAAATGATATTCCCTGGTCCGGGTCTTGGCCTAGATCCCCAAAAATCGATACAACCGTTCCCCGGACAGCGCCGAAACAAGGACGGGTTGATGTTTTGCGGCAGGCGGACACGACGAACCGATGGTTGGTTATATTATACGCAAGCCAGAAATAAAAGGCAATTTTTTTGTTTGGATTTCCAATCCTTTGGAC of Heliomicrobium gestii contains these proteins:
- a CDS encoding ABC transporter ATP-binding protein translates to MSWSDISLHISSITAAAGDEGQGDRRLLDGVSGAVQAGEIVALLGPSGSGKSTLLRVLNRLFPFDGGQIRFRGRPLQSWPVTELRRRVAFIAQQPAFFPGTAEENLTYGARLWNLPCEPASLMADVRLEANLLRQPVDTLSGGQQQRLALARSLALDPDALLLDEPTSALDIHTTREIEEMVTNLAARGKKGVIWVTHDPEQARRVSHRILLLVAGRVVADLPKGDFFSEKANTAVRDFLAIADRQGGKP
- a CDS encoding zinc-ribbon domain containing protein, which encodes MFEDRTLTCKECGVEFLFSAREQEFYAEKGFQNDPSRCPDCRAARKRRLAESGQAPMQQQREMHEVVCSSCGVTTTVPFRPSGSRPVYCRECFQNQRRSY
- a CDS encoding ABC transporter permease; translated protein: MSALALMLSLSFVAIALVVSYREQLGLEKDMLVGTIRAFIQLFAIGYVLQFIFDLRSLPGILSILAVMIAVAVQNASKRASALPRPTARLYLLGALALAEAITLGLLLSLGIVPLEPQFIIPLSGMIVGNAMVASGLTINRLQAELSSQKAQVLAALSLGATSRQAAGRAIKAAVKAGMSPTIDSMKTVGLVQLPGMMTGQIIAGASPVEAVKYQILIHLVLTGATAVASMAVGLSCYRPFFTAEHQLSRYYPGANQ